From Calditrichota bacterium, one genomic window encodes:
- a CDS encoding adenylosuccinate synthase, with amino-acid sequence MSVQIVVGAQWGDEGKGKIIDVLSVDKEMVIRYQGGANAGHTVYIGEKKYVLHLIPSGILREDVKCLIGGGVVLDPKAFCDELEVLDKAGISYNDRLFISPRTHIILPYHKKLDAQSESNKGKKQIGTTRRGIGPAYADKYNRLGIRAIDLLNPELCESKITSNLEFKNFVFEKYYKTEPEDVKETIMFAREYAEKLRPYIKETLSIVHEYQKTNKPILIEGAQGALLDIDYGSFPYVTSSHPVAGGAFIGSGVAPSQSEISGVMKAYLTRVGNGPFPTELEDETGEKLRRNGHEFGATTGRPRRCGWLDLVAARYSVQVNGLTNIALTKLDVLSDFENIKVCVSYKHNGKEIEWLPADQNVLENITPVYKELKGWNCSIDGIQDFDELPKEAKDYIKFIESFLDIPVKYISTGQRRDQIIYRKI; translated from the coding sequence AAAAGGCAAAATAATTGACGTCTTGAGCGTTGATAAGGAAATGGTTATTCGCTATCAGGGAGGGGCAAATGCCGGTCATACCGTTTATATTGGAGAAAAAAAATATGTTCTGCATTTAATTCCAAGCGGCATTTTGCGGGAAGATGTAAAATGTCTTATCGGTGGTGGCGTTGTGCTGGATCCAAAAGCATTCTGTGATGAACTTGAAGTACTGGATAAAGCCGGCATTTCTTATAATGACAGGTTATTTATTTCCCCAAGAACACATATAATTTTACCATACCACAAAAAACTTGATGCACAATCTGAATCGAATAAAGGCAAAAAGCAAATTGGTACAACCCGTCGAGGGATTGGTCCGGCATATGCAGATAAATACAACCGGCTTGGCATTAGGGCAATCGATTTATTAAATCCTGAATTGTGTGAATCAAAAATTACATCCAATCTGGAGTTTAAAAATTTTGTTTTTGAAAAATATTACAAAACAGAACCTGAAGATGTAAAAGAAACAATAATGTTTGCCAGGGAATATGCTGAAAAACTACGGCCATATATTAAAGAAACCCTTTCCATTGTTCATGAGTACCAAAAAACGAATAAACCGATTTTGATAGAGGGTGCACAGGGCGCTTTGCTTGATATTGACTATGGTTCTTTTCCATATGTAACATCTTCTCATCCGGTTGCTGGCGGAGCTTTTATAGGCTCTGGTGTTGCTCCCTCACAAAGCGAAATAAGTGGGGTTATGAAAGCTTATTTGACCCGTGTTGGAAATGGTCCGTTTCCTACCGAATTGGAAGATGAAACTGGCGAAAAGCTTCGCAGAAACGGACATGAATTTGGCGCAACTACAGGACGGCCAAGGAGATGTGGCTGGTTAGATTTAGTCGCGGCTCGTTATTCTGTTCAGGTAAATGGCTTGACAAATATTGCACTAACAAAGCTGGATGTGCTGAGTGATTTTGAAAACATTAAGGTGTGCGTTTCATACAAGCATAATGGTAAAGAAATAGAATGGTTACCTGCTGATCAAAATGTTTTAGAAAATATTACACCTGTTTATAAAGAATTAAAAGGTTGGAATTGCTCGATTGACGGAATACAAGATTTTGATGAATTGCCAAAAGAAGCCAAAGATTATATTAAGTTCATTGAATCTTTTTTGGATATTCCTGTTAAATATATTTCTACTGGTCAACGACGAGACCAAATAATTTATAGAAAAATCTAA
- the trpD gene encoding anthranilate phosphoribosyltransferase, which produces MTIKEALKSVIQKNDLSRAESREIVNDIMQGNATDAQIAALLTALRMKGETVDEISGAAEAMASNAEPFKIDAQNVVDTCGTGGDNLHTFNISTTAALVAAGAGVKIAKHGNRAVSSKCGSADILKALGVNIDISIDKFTSVFNKIGLAFLFAPVYHKAMKYAVGPRKEMGVRTIFNILGPLTNPAKTKRQVIGVFDKDLCNTMAHVMKELGSEHVMIIHGHNGLDELTITGETFVSELKNGTVKNYTIHPESVGIKVRDISTIQSLDCDANKQIILDVLNNKSGAALDIAVLNAAAAILVSGKVNNLLDGVELAYESVSDGKAKEKLDQLINETNR; this is translated from the coding sequence ATGACAATTAAAGAAGCATTGAAAAGTGTTATTCAAAAAAATGATTTGAGTCGTGCAGAGTCAAGAGAAATTGTTAATGACATAATGCAGGGTAATGCAACGGATGCACAAATCGCAGCTTTACTTACTGCTCTCCGAATGAAAGGTGAAACTGTTGATGAAATAAGCGGTGCTGCCGAGGCAATGGCATCAAACGCCGAACCGTTCAAAATTGATGCTCAAAATGTTGTAGATACTTGTGGTACCGGTGGTGATAATTTGCATACATTTAATATTTCTACAACGGCAGCCCTTGTTGCTGCAGGAGCAGGTGTCAAAATTGCAAAGCATGGAAACCGTGCTGTTTCCAGTAAATGTGGCAGCGCGGATATTTTAAAAGCATTGGGTGTTAATATTGATATTTCAATTGACAAATTCACTTCAGTTTTTAACAAAATTGGTTTGGCTTTCTTATTTGCCCCGGTTTATCACAAGGCGATGAAGTACGCTGTCGGGCCGAGAAAAGAAATGGGAGTCCGCACTATTTTTAATATTTTGGGCCCATTAACCAATCCTGCAAAAACTAAAAGACAGGTAATTGGTGTTTTCGATAAAGATTTATGTAACACCATGGCTCATGTCATGAAAGAATTAGGTTCCGAACATGTGATGATTATTCATGGCCATAATGGTCTGGATGAATTGACAATAACAGGAGAAACTTTTGTAAGCGAACTAAAGAATGGAACCGTTAAAAATTATACAATTCATCCGGAAAGTGTCGGGATAAAAGTTCGTGATATTTCCACAATTCAAAGCTTGGATTGTGATGCAAATAAACAGATTATCCTGGATGTATTAAATAATAAAAGCGGGGCAGCACTTGATATTGCAGTATTAAATGCAGCTGCTGCAATACTTGTAAGTGGTAAAGTAAATAATTTACTTGACGGAGTAGAGTTAGCATATGAATCCGTTTCAGATGGTAAAGCTAAAGAAAAACTTGATCAGCTTATCAATGAAACAAACAGGTAA